A genomic stretch from Edaphobacter aggregans includes:
- a CDS encoding histidine kinase, whose translation MPNRDPQSAAAKSPEEWLEQVAPEKTRGTFKLFLGYAPGVGKTYNMLSEAIRRHQRGEDIVIGVVETHGRPRTAELAQQLEQVPRRKIEYKGVVFEEMDLDGILARKPQIVLIDELAHTNIEGSKHRKRYEDVLDILAANIDVLATMNVQHIESVAPTVQSVTGVQIRETVPDWLIQRADEIVMADLTPEALQTRMRRGDIYGVDRAEKALANFFRRGNLIALRELALQHVTKAVDRTLTAYMDAKRIEANWAVRERVAVCISSNSASQTLIARGARVAEGVGGELFVLHIDTNEDLAKDEQSTLAANLQFARNLNAQVFVIKGKNIAHTAATFVREKRITHIVFGRTAVTGLRKYLYYWAIQHFLREAPNVDVHIVTQHSEHE comes from the coding sequence ATGCCCAACCGAGACCCACAATCCGCCGCAGCAAAGAGCCCAGAAGAATGGCTCGAACAGGTCGCGCCCGAGAAGACGCGCGGCACCTTCAAGCTCTTCCTCGGCTACGCGCCCGGAGTAGGCAAGACGTACAACATGCTGAGCGAAGCAATCCGGCGCCATCAGCGCGGCGAAGACATCGTGATCGGCGTAGTCGAGACACACGGTCGCCCACGCACCGCCGAGCTGGCCCAACAACTGGAGCAGGTCCCACGTCGCAAGATCGAGTACAAAGGAGTCGTCTTCGAAGAGATGGACCTCGACGGCATCTTGGCCCGCAAGCCGCAAATCGTACTCATCGACGAGCTCGCACACACCAACATCGAGGGCAGTAAGCACCGCAAGCGCTACGAAGACGTCCTCGATATCCTAGCCGCAAATATTGACGTACTCGCCACCATGAACGTGCAGCACATCGAGAGCGTCGCGCCCACCGTCCAGAGCGTCACCGGCGTGCAGATCCGCGAGACTGTTCCGGACTGGCTGATCCAGCGAGCTGACGAGATCGTGATGGCGGACCTAACGCCCGAAGCCCTGCAGACCCGTATGCGACGCGGCGACATCTACGGAGTCGACCGCGCGGAAAAGGCATTGGCAAATTTCTTCCGCCGCGGCAATCTGATCGCGCTCCGCGAACTTGCGTTACAACACGTCACCAAGGCCGTCGACCGCACCCTGACGGCCTACATGGACGCCAAACGCATCGAAGCCAACTGGGCTGTGCGCGAGCGAGTAGCAGTCTGCATCAGCTCGAACAGTGCATCGCAAACCCTGATCGCCCGTGGCGCCCGAGTTGCAGAAGGCGTGGGCGGAGAACTCTTCGTTCTGCACATCGATACCAACGAAGATCTCGCCAAGGACGAGCAGAGCACTTTGGCAGCCAACCTTCAGTTCGCCCGCAACCTCAACGCTCAGGTCTTCGTCATCAAGGGCAAGAACATCGCCCACACCGCCGCCACCTTCGTCCGTGAAAAGCGGATCACCCATATCGTCTTCGGACGCACGGCGGTCACAGGCCTGCGAAAATACCTGTACTACTGGGCGATTCAACACTTTCTGCGGGAAGCACCAAATGTCGACGTCCACATCGTCACGCAGCACTCGGAGCACGAATGA
- a CDS encoding response regulator transcription factor, which produces MKQPERDLPAKVLIVDDEPQITRVLRTALSTQGYSLRIAANGVEGMEAVHEWRPDLVITDLAMPEMDGVELCRSIRAISKVPILVLSVRNQDRTKIEALDAGADDYVTKPFSIQELQARVRAQLRRHFASQPEAQQVIALGDFVIDIPQHRVVVRGQEVHLTPKQFDLLVVLAQHAGQVLTHRALLHAVWNSNADQPEYLRVNIGQLRKKIETSDEPQYIITEPWIGYRFRPTGKDDI; this is translated from the coding sequence ATGAAGCAACCGGAACGCGATCTGCCCGCGAAGGTCTTGATCGTAGATGACGAGCCCCAAATCACGCGCGTACTGCGAACAGCACTCTCGACGCAGGGTTACTCGCTTCGCATCGCTGCCAACGGCGTGGAAGGAATGGAAGCCGTCCATGAGTGGCGTCCGGACCTGGTGATCACCGACCTCGCCATGCCTGAGATGGACGGCGTCGAGCTATGCCGCAGCATTCGCGCCATCTCGAAAGTCCCCATCCTTGTTTTGTCGGTACGCAATCAGGACCGCACGAAGATCGAGGCGCTCGATGCCGGCGCGGACGACTACGTCACGAAGCCCTTCAGCATCCAGGAACTACAAGCCCGCGTCCGAGCCCAGCTTCGCCGCCACTTTGCAAGCCAACCGGAAGCCCAACAGGTGATTGCTCTCGGAGACTTCGTGATCGATATTCCGCAACACCGAGTAGTGGTTCGTGGTCAGGAGGTTCACCTGACTCCAAAGCAGTTCGATCTGCTCGTTGTCCTGGCTCAGCATGCAGGCCAGGTGTTGACGCATCGTGCCCTTTTACATGCCGTGTGGAACTCCAACGCAGATCAACCGGAATATCTGCGCGTCAACATCGGCCAACTACGCAAGAAGATCGAAACCTCCGACGAACCGCAGTACATCATCACAGAACCCTGGATCGGCTATCGTTTCCGGCCAACGGGCAAAGACGACATCTAG
- the kdpF gene encoding K(+)-transporting ATPase subunit F: MMLEIVLLGLVTVALLVYLVYALLRPEQF; this comes from the coding sequence ATGATGCTTGAGATTGTATTGCTTGGACTCGTGACTGTCGCGTTGCTTGTCTATCTCGTCTATGCGCTTCTGCGCCCGGAACAGTTCTAG